One part of the Lotus japonicus ecotype B-129 chromosome 2, LjGifu_v1.2 genome encodes these proteins:
- the LOC130738888 gene encoding uncharacterized protein LOC130738888 — MTTPRASIPSPSASLIPDDHDSVEDEKDFAPLVKKFKVDKVLVGEEEHNTDSVENDMDFAKSKDLVGEEDNTTVPMSQDSAIDLDPRTAFSIWCCVYAQGYEDREEEEYRYKVFRQNLDKPIPSSNGKNYPHYADRTEEEFAQFRSSFREPDSYSSVSSKELRKHAILPRPTSLSASMKFTAEEAFQIWRKAYGMEYRDSEEFELRFKNFQKALYLDHPPIDYGVNLPSLADRTKEELEEVGDSFSHVFNNYVSREFLVVETLMMKDNTPFPTHPIDPKGPSPKSCQEFSGFG, encoded by the exons ATGACGACGCCTCGCGCCTCCATTCCCAGCCCCTCCGCGTCTCTAATTCCGGACGACCACGATTCAG TTGAGGATGAGAAGGATTTTGCTCCACTGGTAAAGAAATTCAAAGTTGACAAGGTTTTAGTAGGAGAAGAAGAACACAACACTGATTCCG TTGAGAATGACATGGATTTTGCGAAATCGAAAGATTTAGTAGGAGAAGAAGACAACACTACCGTTCCAATGTCACAAGATTCCG CAATTGATTTAGACCCCAGAACAGCTTTCAGTATCTGGTGCTGTGTGTATGCACAAGGTTACGAGGACAGAGAGGAGGAAGAATATAGGTATAAAGTGTTCAGGCAAAATCTTGATAAGCCCATACCCTCAAGTAATGGCAAGAATTATCCGCACTATGCTGATCGAACTGAAGAAGAATTTGCACAGTTCAGAAGCTCTTTTAGGGAGCCGGATTCTTATTCTTCTGTCTCCAGCAAAGAACTCAGGAAACACGCTATCCTTCCACGGCCAACTT CTCTTTCTGCTTCCATGAAATTTACTGCCGAGGAAGCTTTCCAAATCTGGCGCAAAGCCTATGGAATGGAATACCGTGACTCAGAAGAGTTTGAGTTGAGGTTCAAAAATTTCCAGAAAGCTTTATATTTGGACCACCCCCCAATTGATTATGGTGTGAATTTACCAAGTTTGGCTGATCGAACCAAAGAAGAACTTGAGGAGGTTGGAGACTCTTTTAGTCACGTGTTTAATAATTATGTATCCCGTGAATTCCTCGTTGTTGAGACCCTGATGATGAAAG ACAACACTCCTTTTCCAACCCATCCTATCGATCCTAAAG GACCATCCCCCAAGTCGTGCCAGGAGTTTTCTGGGTTTGGCTGA
- the LOC130738887 gene encoding LOW QUALITY PROTEIN: DExH-box ATP-dependent RNA helicase DExH7, chloroplastic-like (The sequence of the model RefSeq protein was modified relative to this genomic sequence to represent the inferred CDS: inserted 1 base in 1 codon; deleted 4 bases in 2 codons; substituted 1 base at 1 genomic stop codon): MAPKKNQKQTRKPQPSSSSSSSSSTAPRLQISAENENRLRRLLLNSAPHPPPPTAADDDTQTLTLTKSXKAKKLKSIYEKLSCEGFTNHHIELALSALKDAATFESALDWLCLNLPSDELPLKFSTGASSFDKGGSVGVVVFQNSTTRATKDDEAEAEAEAEAEEEAVETQFLIKRRQLNDGGGGGLDSSFQKSQADWIKQYVQQQEEEEEESENWEDEYDFNGGAKSNRIKQQPRSYDVIAQEYXAARLEAARAKEKGDKKQKEQAGIVIRELKQEMSALGLSYENLELEYNEEHGKISSDPASERGNEPFDCVGDNTPCDVGGDSVVALPSDGKLVDGDDVEEEDHSKEENLHVERDSAKGEGGDIELGGFFMEDVASNEMLKAQKQEKIKRLSEEKKSLEKLDGIWKKGDPQKSPKAILHQMCQRSGWDAPKFNKVLGRGKSFSYTVSILRKASGRGKSRKAGGLVTFQLPDQNETFESAEDAQNKVAAYALFQLFPDTPVHLPITEPYASFVIKLMEGESSTKLEDSEEDHRSRFVDSLLLGNGSGETASVDVTDCKPPESFVRQDENKNSTHASPQPFSQREIHMKEMESAELRKAQGNKMRSQRYQDMSKFRATLPIAALKGDILQLLKENDVLVVCGETGSGKTTQVPQFILDDMIESGLGGHCNIVCTQPRRIAAISVAERVADERCEPSPGLQGSLVGYQVRLDSAKNEKTKLLFCTTGILLRKLMGDRNLTGITHIIVDEVHERSLLGDFLLIVLKDLVEKRSTESSTKLKVILMSATVDATLFSRYFGHCPVVTAEGRTHPVTTSFLEDIYDQINYRLASDSPASLAYGGFPKGHNSQKGSVTNSRGKKNLVLSGWGDESLLSEESSNPYFVPSNYQSYSEQAQQNLKRLNEDVIDYDLLEDLICFIDETHGEGAILVFLPGVSEINNLYDKLVASYQFGGQSSDWVIPLHSSVASTEQKRVFLRPPGNIRKVVIATNIAETSITIDDVVYVIDCGRHKENRYNPQKKLSSMVEDWISQANARQRRGRAGWVKPGIFFCLYTRHRFERLMRPYQVPEMLRMPLVELCLQIKLLSLGHIKPFLSEALEPPKNEAMDTAVSLLYEVGALEGDEELTPLGHHLAKLPVDVLIGKMMLYGAIFGCLSPILSVSAFFSYKSPFIYPKDEKQNVERAKLALLNYKIDGSGDTNDMDRQSDHIILLMMKAYEKWEKILNQKGTKAAQQFCNSYFLSSSVMLTIREMRVQFGTLLADIGLISLPKDYQKDGKKIAKLDSVLCDASQPFNIYSHHSSVLKAILCAGLYPNVAAGEQGIVAATLSSLKRSSSNAYSGRTLWFDGRREVHVHPSSINSNTKAFQYPFIVFLEKVETNKVFLRDTSVISPYSILLFGGSINVQHQTGLVAIDGWLKLTAPAQIAVLFKELRLRLHSILKELIRKPENAIVVNNEIIKSIINLLLEEGNVPK, translated from the exons ATGGCGCCCAAAAAGAATCAGAAACAGACCCGAAAGCCCCaaccttcttcatcatcatcatcatcatcatcaaccgcTCCAAGGCTGCAAATCTCAGCCGAAAACGAGAACCGTCTCCGCCGTCTACTCCTCAACTCCGCCCCacatcctcctcctccgacGGCGGCGGACGACGACAcccaaaccctaaccctaaccaAATcctagaaggccaagaagctcAAATCCATTTACGAGAAACTCTCCTGCGAAGGTTTCACCAACCACCACATCGAGCTCGCTCTCTCCGCTCTCAAAGACGCCGCCACCTTCGAATCTGCCCTCGATTGGCTTTGCCTCAATCTGCCCAGTGATGAACTTCCCCTCAAATTTTCCACCGGAGCTTCGTCGTTTGACAAAGGGGGTTCTGTTGGTGTTGTTGTTTTCCAAAATTCAACAACCAGAGCTACCAAGGATGatgaagcagaagcagaagcagaagcagaagcagaagaagaagctgtaGAAACTCAGTTTTTGATCAAGAGAAGACAGTtgaatgatggtggtggtggtggtttagATTCTTCATTTCAAAAGTCTCAAGCTGATTGGATTAAGCAATATGTGCAGCAAcaggaagaggaggaagaggaatctGAGAATTGGGAGGATGAATATGACTTCAATGGCGGTGCGAAAAGTAATAGGATCAAGCAACAACCTAGGTCTTATGATGTTATTGCTCAAGAGT GGGCTGCGAGGTTGGAAGCTGCGAGGGCCAAGGAAAAAGGGGATAAGAAACAAAAGGAGCAGGCGGGGATTGTCATCCGGGAATTGAAACAGGAGATGTCTGCTCTTGGATTGTCATATGAAAATTTGGAGTTAGAATATAATGAGGAGCATGGTAAGATCAGTTCTGACCCTGCATCTGAGAGGGGTAATGAGCCTTTTGATTGTGTTGGAGATAATACCCCATGTGATGTGGGAGGTGATTCGGTCGTTGCTTTGCCTTCTGATGGAAAATTAGTTGATGGAGATGATGTGGAGGAGGAGGACCATAGCAAGGAGGAAAATCTACATGTTGAAAGGGATTCTGCTAAAGGAGAGGGTGGAGACATTGAGCTTGGTGGGTTCTTCATGGAGGATGTGGCATCCAATGAAATGTTGAAAGCGCAGAAGCAAGAGAAAATTAAGAG GTTATCTGAGGAGaagaagagtttggagaaaTTAGATGGCATTTGGAAGAAGGGGGACCCTCAAAAGAGTCCAAAGGCTATTCTTCATCAAATGTGCCAGAGATCAGGGTGGGATGCTCCGAAGTTCAATAAAGTTCTTGGCAGGGGAAAGAGTTTCTCCTATACTGTGAGCATTTTGCGTAAAGCTAGTGGGAGGGGCAAGAGCCGAAAAGCTGGGGGGCTGGTCACATTTCAGCTTCCAGATCAGAATGAGACCTTTGAATCTGCTGAGGATGCACAGAATAAAGTGGCAGCATATGCTTTGTTCCAGCTGTTTCCTGATACCCCGGTTCATCTTCCGATTACCGAGCCTTATGCTTCATTTGTTATTAAGTTGATGGAAGGCGAATCATCAACCAAGCTAGAAGACAGTGAGGAAGACCATAGGTCTCGTTTTGTGGATTCATTATTACTTGGCAATGGTTCTGGTGAAACTGCGTCTGTTGATGTTACAGATTGCAAGCCTCCTGAATCCTTTGTTAGacaagatgaaaataaaaattcaacccatgctAGTCCTCAACCATTTTCTCAGAGAGAAATCCATATGAAGGAAATGGAGAGTGCTGAGTTGAGAAAAGCCCAAGGTAATAAAATGAGAAGCCAAAGATACCAGGATATGTCAAAATTTAGAGCTACACTTCCCATTGCTGCACTAAAGGGTGATATATTGCAATTACTAAAGGAAAATGATGTACTTGTCGTTTGTGGGGAAACAGGCTCTGGAAAGACAACTCAGGTTCCACAATTTATATTGGATGACATGATTGAGTCAGGACTTGGCGGACACTGTAACATTGTTTGCACACAGCCAAGGAGAATAGCGGCTATTTCTGTGGCTGAAAGAGTTGCAGACGAGAGGTGTGAACCTTCACCGGGTTTGCAAGGTTCCTTGGTTGGCTATCAAGTTCGTCTTGATAGTGCCAAGAATGAGAAAACAAAGCTTCTGTTCTGTACAACTGGCATCCTTCTGAGAAAATTGATGGGGGACCGAAACTTGACTGGCATTACTCATATCATAGTTGATGAAGTACATGAGAGGTCTTTATTGGGTGATTTTCTTCTAATTGTGTTAAAGGATCTAGTTGAGAAGCGGTCCACTGAAAGTTCTACGAAACTGAAGGTCATTCTAATGTCTGCGACAGTTGATGCAACTTTATTTTCAAGATACTTTGGCCATTGCCCTGTAGTTACTGCAGAAGGTAGGACTCATCCAGTGACAACATCCTTTCTTGAGGATATATATGATCAGATTAATTATCGACTTGCTTCAGATTCTCCAGCTTCTTTAGCATATGGAGGGTTTCCCAAAGGACATAATTCACAGAAAGGTTCTGTGACAAATAGCAGGGGGAAGAAGAATCTAGTCTTATCTGGATGGGGTGACGAGTCTCTGCTTTCTGAAGAATCTTCTAACCCATATTTTGTTCCAAGTAATTATCAATCATACAGTGAACAAGCCCAACAAAATCTAAAAAGATTGAATGAAGATGTCATTGATTATGATCTTCTTGAAGATCTAATATGTTTCATTGATGAAACTCATGGTGAGGGTGCCATCCTTGTATTCTTGCCTGGAGTGTCTGAAATAAACAATTTATATGATAAGTTGGTGGCTTCATACCAATTTGGTGGGCAATCTTCTGATTGGGTCATTCCTTTGCATTCATCAGTTGCATCAACTGAACAGAAAAGGGTGTTTCTACGCCCTCCTGGAAATATACGTAAGGTTGTTATAGCCACAAATATAGCAGAGACCAGCATAACAATAGATGATGTGGTATATGTAATTGACTGTGGAAGGCATAAGGAGAATCGATATAATCCACAGAAGAAATTGTCTAGCATGGTTGAAGATTGGATTTCTCAAGCAAATGCAAGGCAGCGTCGGGGTAGAGCTGGATGGGTAAAGCCTGGAATTTTCTTTTGCTTG TATACTCGCCATAGATTTGAAAGACTCATGCGCCCTTATCAGGTTCCTGAGATGCTTCGTATGCCATTAGTCGAATTGTGTCTGCAGATTAAGTTACTATCACTTGGACATATAAAACCATTTTTGTCTGAGGCTTTAGAACCTCCCAAGAATGAAGCAATGGATACAGCAGTATCTTTATTGTATGAGGTAGGTGCTCTTGAAGGGGATGAAGAGTTGACGCCTCTTGGACATCATCTGGCAAAACTTCCTGTTGATGTATTGATTGGGAAGATGATGCTGTATGGTGCAATATTCGGTTGCTTGTCTCCTATTCTTTCGGTTTCTGCATTTTTCAGTTACAAGTCTCCATTTATTTATCCTAAGGATGAGAAGCAAAATGTTGAAAGAGCCAAATTAGCATTGTTAAATTATAAGATAGATGGATCTGGTGACACAAATGACATGGATCGTCAATCTGAtcac attattttattaatgatGAAAGCTTATGAAAAATGGGAGAAAATTTTGAATCAGAAAGGAACTAAAGCCGCGCAGCAATTCTGCAATTCATATTTCTTGAGCAGCTCTGTGATGTTAACTATAAGGGAGATGAGGGTGCAGTTTGGAACTTTGCTAGCAGACATTGGTCTCATCTCTCTCCCAAAGGATTATCAGAAGGATGGAAAAAAGATAGCGAAACTTGACAGTGTTCTTTGTGATGCATCACAACCATTTAATATATATTCACATCATTCTTCAGTTCTGAAGGCTATACTATGTGCAGGTTTATACCCCAATGTAGCAGCTGGTGAGCAAGGCATTGTTGCAGCAACTCTCAGCAGCCTTAAGCGGTCTTCGAGCAATGCATATTCTGGTCGCACGCTCTGGTTTgatggaagaagagaagttcATGTCCACCCTTCTTCTATCAACAGTAACACAAAAGCATTCCAATACCCCTTTATTGTGTTCCTTGAAAAGGTTGAAACAAACAAGGTGTTTCTGCGAGATACTTCAGTGATTTCGCCATACTCTATTTTGCTCTTTGGAGGGTCAATTAATGTCCAGCATCAGACTGGACTGGTCGCCATTGATGGATGGTTGAAATTGACTGCACCTGCCCAAATAGCTGTCTTGTTCAAGGAGTTACGATTGAGACTCCATTCCATTCTGAAGGAGCTTATCAGAAAACCGGAGAACGCCATTGTCGTGAATAATGAGATCATTAAGTCTATTATCAATCTGCTTTTAGAAGAAGGCAATGTGCCTAAATGA
- the LOC130736850 gene encoding uncharacterized protein LOC130736850 produces the protein MKILSWNCRGLGNLQTVRVLKKLIHSKDPDVVFLMETKLYTSEALQHIGRGNSRAGGLCLWWRSDLQLEIINASLHHILCTILHPDEAIPMTMVGLYGHPEEGRKIETWNLIKNLMPQDPRACVVIGDFNDILSPFDKLGGDPPDLGHIQWVNQMCGDCGLFEVEFSGKRFTWSNNRTAPGTIEERHDLALVNDEWTALWPATTIVHFQRRQSDHSPILLTCGTSRGRKELKRTRMFRFEELWLQEGVECAEVVTESWCTGGTYFLARIAAVSSALDGWGRSKFGNLPRKIADQQALLQNLQEKIQTEQVRLATSEASKELDNLLEQEEIWWGQRSRATWLKHGDKNSKFFHQKASQRRKRNMIEQLRDDRGRKFEEDKDISRVLMDYFTNLFATSHPSGVEEVTSLVAGRLSTAHLTILSEPFSKEEVEEALFQMHPTKAPGIINHTLLVLIPKIKKAEHANQYRPISLCNVIFKIVTKTIANRLKLILPDLISENQSAFVPGRLITDNALIAYECFHYMKKKITGRNGTMALKLDMSKAYDRIEWSFLEAVLKQMGFPASWVSLIMKCVTSVSFSIMLNGNPQPTFEPHRGLRQGDPLSPYLFILCGEVFSALIEKSILSSDLTGLKISRHAHAISHLLFADDSVLFARARVEEALCLKKILTIYERASGQMINLDKSMLSISRNVPDNCFHELKQLLNVKAVESYDKYLGLPTIFGKSKSRIFHFVKDRVWKNLKGWKEKFLSRAGREVLIKSVVQAIPSYVMSCFILPDDLCADIDRMVSKFFWGGDPSRQGLHWTKWETLCKSKTDGGLGFRDFKPFNLALVEKNWWRIYTKPESLLARIFKAVYFNNCDLRLAKKGFRPSYAWSSIMKISWIFESGGMWRIGDGTKVNLWTDKWFPSGSSPIYRQDLAVELALSKVANLINHEQHSWKRDLIEHVFSPSTAEEIISIPLSINGGPDVLFWPTDSRGQYTSKAGYNFLMNQASRAAPSSSSSVLFTAGFWKGFWASTTLPRCKEVSWRAVSGYLPLRAKLFRCHVDVDPGCNMCAEENETEEHLFMHCPAARQVWFASPLSLRVDNFLTFADFWRHIHELHDSEAMALVQTTIYMMWEARNHHQFRQRPSSTELILRRVASVQAEVRVGASTPATIERNVAWRGPARGTYKCNFDASFVDGGVAGLGMVVRNHRGEVMASACSYPVHVTTPLLAKAMAMRWSLQLAVDLGFRRISLETDCLQTKPNLYF, from the exons ATGAAGATCCTATCGTGGAACTGTCGTGGGCTTGGGAACCTACAAACAGTACGGGTTTTGAAAAAACTCATCCACTCCAAAGATCCCGACGTGGTGTTCCTTATGGAGACTAAGTTGTATACATCAGAGGCTCTTCAACATATAG GGCGAGGGAATTCTAGAGCAGGTGGCTTATGCCTATGGTGGCGCAGTGATCTTCAATTGGAAATTATTAATGCATCATTGCATCATATTTTGTGCACTATTTTGCACCCTGACGAGGCAATCCCTATGACAATGGTTGGCCTTTATGGTCATCCGGAGGAGGGTAGGAAAATAGAGACATGGAACCTTATAAAAAATTTGATGCCCCAGGACCCGAGGGCCTGTGTGGTGATCGGAGACTTTAATGATATCCTCTCCCCCTTTGATAAATTGGGTGGGGACCCTCCCGACTTGGGACATATTCAGTGGGTTAATCAGATGTGTGGAGACTGTGGCTTGTTTGAGGTGGAGTTCTCAGGGAAGCGGTTCACTTGGTCTAATAATCGAACCGCTCCGGGAACTATTGAAGAGAGGCATGATTTAGCTTTGGTTAATGATGAATGGACTGCACTTTGGCCAGCCACAACTATTGTACATTTCCAGCGGCGCCAGTCCGACCATAGCCCCATCTTATTAACGTGTGGTACCAGTAGAGGGCGAAAAGAACTCAAACGAACGCGTATGTTCCGATTTGAGGAGTTATGGCTTCAGGAGGGAGTTGAGTGTGCAGAGGTTGTAACTGAATCATGGTGCACTGGGGGAACATATTTTCTTGCCAGAATAGCAGCTGTAAGTAGTGCTCTTGATGGTTGGGGCAGATCCAAGTTTGGAAACCTACCCAGGAAAATAGCTGATCAGCAAGCCTTGTTGCAAAACCTTCAGGAAAAAATCCAAACAGAGCAAGTGAGGTTGGCAACTAGTGAGGCATCAAAAGAGTTAGACAACTTGTTGGAGCAGGAGGAGATCTGGTGGGGTCAGCGGTCAAGAGCCACATGGCTGAAACATGGGGACAAAAACTCAAAATTTTTCCATCAGAAAGCGTCCCAAAGGCGTAAGAGGAATATGATTGAACAACTCAGAGATGACCGAGGAAGGAAATTTGAAGAAGATAAGGATATTTCTAGGGTCCTTATGGACTATTTTACTAACCTTTTTGCCACTTCACATCCTTCGGGGGTGGAGGAGGTAACTTCTTTGGTTGCAGGTCGTCTTTCTACAGCTCACTTGACCATTCTCAGTGAGCCTTTCAGTAAGGAGGAGGTAGAGGAGGCGCTATTCCAAATGCACCCAACAAAAGCGCCAG GTATTATTAACCATACTTTGCTGGTTCTTATCCCTAAGATTAAAAAGGCTGAGCATGCGAATCAATATAGACCTATCAGTTTATGCAATGTTATTTTTAAGATTGTCACTAAGACAATTGCAaataggctaaaattgattctgcCGGATCTTATTAGTGAAAATCAAAGTGCGTTTGTCCCAGGGCGTTTAATAACTGATAATGCATTGATTGCTTATGAATGTTTTCactatatgaagaagaaaattactGGCCGCAATGGCACTATGGCGCTAAAATTGGACATGTCCAAAGCGTATGACCGTATTGAATGGTCCTTTCTTGAGGCAGTTTTAAAACAGATGGGTTTTCCTGCGAGCTGGGTAAGTCTTATTATGAAATGTGTGACATCAGTGTCTTTTTCTATCATGTTAAACGGAAACCCTCAGCCTACGTTTGAGCCACACAGGGGACTTAGACAAGGGGACCCTCTATCTCCTTATTTATTTATCCTGTGTGGGGAGGTGTTCTCTGCTCTAATTGAAAAATCTATTCTTTCATCTGACCTTACTGGCCTTAAAATTAGTAGGCATGCTCATGCCATTTCTCATTTGCTTTTTGCAGATGACAGTGTCTTGTTTGCtcgagcaagagttgaggaggcCCTGTGCCTGAAAAAAATCCTCACCATCTATGAGAGAGCTTCTGGCCAGATGATTAACCTTGATAAATCTATGCTTTCTATAAGCCGAAATGTTCCTGATAATTGTTTTCATGAGCTTAAGCAGCTGTTGAATGTAAAGGCGGTGGAAAGCTATGACAAGTATTTGGGATTACCGACCATCTTTGGTAAGTCTAaatcccgaatctttcattttgTCAAGGATAGAGTTTGGAAAAACCTTAAAGGATGGAAAGAGAAATTTTTATCACGAGCAGGGAGGGAAGTTTTGATTAAATCTGTAGTGCAAGCGATACCTTCTTATGTCATGTCTTGCTTTATTTTACCTGATGATTTATGTGCAGATATTGACCGCATGGTCTCAAAATTCTTCTGGGGCGGAGATCCGTCTAGACAAGGCCTACATTGGACTAAGTGGGAGACCCTATGCAAGAGTAAAACAGATGGTGGCTTGGGATTTAGAGACTTTAAACCTTTCAATTTGGCCTTGGTGGAAAAAAATTGGTGGCGTATTTATACGAAACCAGAGAGCCTTTTGGCGCGTATTTTCAAGGCGGTCTATTTTAATAATTGTGATTTGAGGTTGGCTAAAAAGGGTTTTCGCCCTAGCTATGCATGGTCTAGTATCATGAAAATCAGTTGGATTTTTGAGAGTGGGGGTATGTGGAGGATTGGGGATGGAACCAAAGTAAATTTATGGACTGATAAATGGTTTCCTAGTGGGTCCTCCCCTATCTATAGGCAAGACCTTGCTGTAGAACTAGCTCTATCTAAGGTGGCCAATTTAATTAACCACGAGCAACACAGCTGGAAGAGGGACTTGATAGAACATGTTTTCAGTCCGAGCACAGCTGAGGAAATTATTTCAATCCCTTTGAGCATAAATGGTGGCCCGGATGTGCTGTTTTGGCCCACAGATTCGAGAGGTCAATACACTTCCAAGGCAGGTTACAACTTCCTAATGAACCAAGCGTCCCGTGCAGCtccttcatcatcctcatctgTCTTGTTCACAGCGGGGTTCTGGAAAGGCTTCTGGGCATCCACGACCTTACCACGATGCAAGGAAGTGAGTTGGAGAGCGGTTTCTGGTTATCTTCCTTTGAGGGCGAAGCTGTTTCGGTGCCATGTCGATGTCGACCCAGGCTGCAATATGTGTGCTGAAGAGAATGAGACAGAGGAGCACCTTTTTATGCATTGTCCAGCGGCTCGTCAGGTCTGGTTTGCATCCCCTTTGTCTCTCCGCGTGGATAATTTTCTTACGTTTGCAGATTTTTGGAGACACATTCATGAGCTTCATGATAGTGAAGCGATGGCTCTAGTCCAGACAACTATATACATGATGTGGGAGGCCCGCAATCACCACCAGTTCCGGCAACGACCTTCTTCAACGGAGCTCATCCTCCGGCGAGTAGCTAGTGTGCAGGCGGAGGTGCGTGTTGGTGCATCAACTCCAGCTACGATTGAGAGAAATGTGGCTTGGCGTGGACCTGCTCGTGGCACTTATAAGTGCAATTTTGATGCTTCATTCGTTGATGGGGGAGTAGCCGGTTTGGGTATGGTGGTTCGTAATCACAGAGGTGAGGTGATGGCCTCCGCGTGCTCCTATCCAGTTCATGTTACCACTCCTCTTCTGGCTAAAGCAATGGCCATGAGGTGGTCCTTACAGCTTGCTGTTGATTTGGGTTTCCGACGGATTTCTCTGGAGACAGATTGCCTGCAGACTAAACCCAATCTCTATttctaa